CTAGAATCCTTTTCGATAAAATTGTAGTAACTTAAAAGAGTGACTATAGTAACAGCAAACATCACTGCTGCAAATGGAAGGGCTATTAGATTAAGTGTTTTAAAGTGTGAATATTTATTGATTCTTTTATTACTTAATGCATTGTATATAATAAACAAAGTAAATACGAAAAAGAAAATGCTTAGTATTATCTCCTGTTTCAGATCATGCAATGATGAGTAAGAGCTTAAAAAAGAAGCACTATATAAACAGAAACATCCAATAGTTCCAACATACAATAGACCCAACATACAGTCCGAAAAATAGATGTTATTAAATAAAAATATAAGGAGTACTACTAAATTACAAATAAAATAGATTGCGAAGCATAAAGTTAATAAATTTGAATAATAATAATCGTAAATTTGAGTCGCCTTATCTATGGACAAGTTTATTAGAAAGTTAATACTTTTTCTCGAGCTGTAATTCATTCCTAAATATCTGTTTATTATTGATTGAATAACTTTTTTTGCTTCTTGATCATTTTTTTGTAATGATTCTATCAACTTAGCCAAAGTGCTTATCTGTCTTATTACTGATTCATTACTTTTATAATCTATTAGTTTATGAAATATTTCTATGCTATCGACTAATCCCTCTTCTAAATCTAAAAAAATTATATTTTTACAACTAATTCTTTCTTTTAAAATATTTTTTACATTATTATTTGTGATTAATAACTTATCATATTCTTTATTGCAAATACTTTCCGGTGGTTCTTTGTCGGCTTTATACTTGAAAGCTTCTAAATATGTATTAATATCAGTTATTTCATCTTTATCTTTTTGAGAATTTATGTTTAATATGTCAATCGAATCTAGTATTAATAAATCAATATTTAGTTGATTTTGAGGAACAACATTGTGTGACATCTTTAATACTATTGAGTAATTAAAGACTATAACTATTGAAGCAATCAAAATGACACCAGCACCATACCCAAGTATCTCTAATAAACCAAAGTTTTTGGGAATTTTACCAGATTTTTCTGCGACATCAAATATGTCATCAAACAGATATTGCTTAGGCCACCAATAAATAAGCGCAAGTATTCCAACTATAGGAAGCACAAGAAAATTTATCTGCGATAAAACAGAGATATGATACGGTTTAATAGGATAAATAATAACCAAAATAATAATAAATATATTTATCAGCACTACATAATAAAAAACATAGTGTAATTTCAGCACCCATAGTCTTGGTTGGTAAAGTAAAAAATAACGGTCTTTTTTCTGCAAGCGTTCAGGAAACAAAATCTTATGCAAATATTTCTTTATACTTTCAATAAATTTTTGTCTCATGATTGATTTTCAAAAAGTTTACGTGTAGATTTGCTAATATCTCTAAAGTATTTCAATGAAATACCTTGTTCTAAAAAAACTTTTAATAAATAATTAGAACCAACATCTCTATGGGTATGAATAATAAACCCATTCCCAACTTTTTCAATTCTTTTATAGTTAACTTTCTCCAGTAAATCTTCTATTTCTTCTTTTGATTGGTTGCAGTTTATCTCATAAGAGTTTTCAGTTCTATCATCGCCAAAATTTTTAACTGAACCATTATATAGAGTTTGACCATCTTTAATAAAGATAATATTGTCAGCGATATTTTCAATTTCATATAAATTTTGTGAACTGACAATAATAGATTTGGGTTCACTAATAGAATTAGCCAAATCTCGTAAATCTTGTAAAAAAAGCAATTGAGTGTTGATATCCAAATTTGCTAATGGTTCATCTAATATCATCAATTTAGGCTTACTAATAAGCGCCTTTGCTAAGGCAAACCTCATCTTATAACCACCCGATATTTCAGTCCATTTTGCTTTTTTATATTGCTCTAATCCTAAACGAAGAGTAATAAATTCTACTTCATCTTCATTATCTTGGCCTGTAAAGCCATGAATAGCTGCTGCAAAATGTAAATTATCAAACAATAAGCCTTCCCATGGTAGTAGTTCTTGAGGTATGTAAGCTATTTGTTGCTTAATGGAGTACATATCAGTCTTTTTTTTGAGAGTTAAACATGGATAACGTAACTCTCCTGTACTTGGTGCTAGCTTTCCTGCTATTATTCTTAAAAGAGTTGTTTTGCCATTGCCATTTTCACCAACAATAGCTGTTATTTCACCTAGTTTGAGACTGACATTTATGTTAGATAACTGGAATTTAACAGAACGACTTTTATAAGTTTTATAAATTTGGTCACATTGAAATACAATTGAAGAATTGTAAATGCTTTTCTGTCTTCTGCTTTCTATGAATTGCTTTTTCTCTATTTCGAGTTGAGTTTCGTTAGAGCTTATCTCATTCAGAGCTTGTAAATGATAAAGGTCAGTTTGTAATTGTTCAGACTTAGGCTGTATTAAACTAATATTTTCGTGCTTAGGTATATCTTGACTTTCTAATTTATAGCTATCGCGAATGGATGCAGCAATTTCTACAATTTGCTTTCTTAATCTTCTTTTTTTATCATCTATCTTGTCTGTGTTACCAAAAACACGCTCATCCTCACTTAAATCTTTGTACGCTCCTCGAATATCGATAATTTCTGCTCTATAGTTTTTACTATTAGAAAAATCTCTTTCAAAATCCATTAATCGCTTTGTTGCTGCATTAAGATCATTTGAGGCAACTAGGCTTTCAATTTCAGAGTATCTGGCTTGAGGATCAGTGTTAGTCATGGCTTGCTATCTGGCGCTAGCTTACATGATTATACGTAAATGTGCTTATTAAGCAAAGTATTGCTCAAAAGCGTTAAAATTCCATTGAATATTGGTTTTATTTAATTGCTAGCAGATACGAATACAGTAAAATCCTTGCAAAACTATCAATCGGCTGAAGTTGGTGGTTTACTGTATTTAGCTATCAGACTTGCTAAAAGTGGTAAATCAAGTGGTTTAGAAGTATAGTCATTGACCCCAGCCGCCAGACATCTTTCGCGATCGCCTTTCATTGCCATTGCTGTTTGGACAATTACTGGAATGCTTTGATACTCTGGATTTCCTCGGAGTTGTTGCACCAAGCTAAGACCATTCCCATCTTGCAGGCAAACATCCATTAAAATTACTGCTGGTTTTATCTGTGTTAAAGCTTCCCACATCTTTGCACCACTCCTTACCCAAGTCACCTGATATCCCGATTTACGCAGATAAATTTGCATCAACTCAGCGTTGGGTAAGTCATCTTCTACCAGCAAAATCTCTTGAGAAGAACTAGGGGTAAAAGAGGAGGCGACAGGGAGATGGGACACCAAGGACAAAGAAGAATTAGTTACTTCTGCTCTCTCACTCTCTTCCTTTTCCCCTTCCATCTCTCGTATAAAGGGAAGTGCGATCGTAAAACGAGAGCCACAATTTACTTCAGACTCTACTTCCACAGAACCGCCGTGAATTTCTGCAAGTTTGCGAGTCACTGT
This region of Nostoc sp. UHCC 0302 genomic DNA includes:
- a CDS encoding ABC transporter ATP-binding protein; amino-acid sequence: MTNTDPQARYSEIESLVASNDLNAATKRLMDFERDFSNSKNYRAEIIDIRGAYKDLSEDERVFGNTDKIDDKKRRLRKQIVEIAASIRDSYKLESQDIPKHENISLIQPKSEQLQTDLYHLQALNEISSNETQLEIEKKQFIESRRQKSIYNSSIVFQCDQIYKTYKSRSVKFQLSNINVSLKLGEITAIVGENGNGKTTLLRIIAGKLAPSTGELRYPCLTLKKKTDMYSIKQQIAYIPQELLPWEGLLFDNLHFAAAIHGFTGQDNEDEVEFITLRLGLEQYKKAKWTEISGGYKMRFALAKALISKPKLMILDEPLANLDINTQLLFLQDLRDLANSISEPKSIIVSSQNLYEIENIADNIIFIKDGQTLYNGSVKNFGDDRTENSYEINCNQSKEEIEDLLEKVNYKRIEKVGNGFIIHTHRDVGSNYLLKVFLEQGISLKYFRDISKSTRKLFENQS